The DNA sequence GAACAATTGCTCGATGCGGTCTTCAAGCTGGTAGGGCCGGTCGAGCCTGAGATCATGGATCCAGGAAGTGTAGCGCGCGGCGCGGGTGTCGCGGCCTAAACTGTCCTCGATTACCGAGTCTTCGATTCGGTTGAGTTCCAGCGCGAAGAACAGAAGATGTGCGCTGGCGTCCGTCATCGCGCTTTGCACATCGCCGTAGAATTTGGCGATCTTTGAGTCTGACGTGTCGGAAAAATAGGCCAGTCCGGCGTAGGAAATGATCCGGCCCATCAATTCCTCGAGCTGTTCATAGGCCTCGATCGCTGCACCCAACCCTTCATCTCCGGAGGTCATTGCGGCTTGGGTGATCCGGCCTTTCCAGCGCGCTTCGAAGGCTTCGGCGCGGCTTAGGGCTTCGGCGAGGTCGGACTTGAATTCGGGCGCTTCCGGCCCTGAGTAAAGATCATCGAGATTCCATACGGGCAACTGACCCAAGGCAGCATCCGGTCCCCGGGATGTCGCGGGTGCGTGGACAGGCGCATGGTCCAGAATTGATTTCGGCATGTGGGCACTCACTTTCGATGACGGGACAGGCAAAGCGACATTCCGGTTTTACTGGCAGCGGCGATTAAAATGCAATCATTTCTCGAAATCCCATTTTCAGCCTTTTCTGGCAACCTTGGGTCATGACGAAAGTCCGTTGCCCGCAACATCGGGAGTGAGGAACAAGACCCTTGTCCAATCGTGTACTAATAGTCGATGACGATCCGGTTCAGCGCCGCTTGCTCAAGGCAGCGGCTGAGCGCTCCGGGTATGAGACAGAACTGTTTCAGGACGGGCGCACGGCGCTGGCTCGGCTGACCGATCCCGCTAAGACGGTTGATGTGGTCGTGCTCGACCTGATGATGCCCGATATGGGTGGCCTGGAAGTGCTGGAGCATATGCGCACGGCCGGTATCTCGGTGCCCGTCATTGTCCAGACCGGCCAGGGCGGTATTGAGACAGTGGTCAAGGCGATGCGCGCGGGGGCGTTTGACTTTGTGGTCAAGCCGGTTTCCCCGGAGCGACTGGGATTGTCACTGTCCAATGCGCTCAAGACATCACGGATCGGCGCAGTGCCAAAGCCTTCCCGCAAAGACGCAGGTTTCCAGAATATCGTCGCCGCCAGCCCGGCCATGGAGCGGGTAATTTCGCTTGGACGCCGCGCCGCGGCATCCGTCATTCCGGTCGTTCTAGAAGGCGAATCCGGGGTGGGCAAGGAAATGATCGCGCATGCCATTCAGGCTGAAAGCAACAGGCGCAACAAGCCATTCGTGACTGTCAACTGCGGCGCAATCCCCGAAAACCTGGTTGAGAGTATCCTGTTCGGCCACGAGAAGGGTGCGTTTACTGGCGCCACCGAGAGTCATGCCGGCAAATTCGCCGAAGCCGATGGCGGCACGCTCTTTCTCGACGAAATTGGTGAATTGCCTCCGGAAATTCAGGTCAAACTGTTGCGTGCGGTTCAGTTGGGCGAGATTGAAACCGTTGGGGCGCGATTGTCGAAAAAGGTGGATATCCGGCTGATTTCGGCGACCAACAAGGATCTGATTGCCGAGGTCAAGGCTGGCCGTTTCCGGGAGGATCTGTATTACCGGCTCAATGTGTTCCCGATCCATGTTCCGGCGCTGCGCAAGCGCAAGGAAGACATCCCGCAACTGGTTCGCCATTTCGCCAAGCGGTTTTCGGATGTGATCGGCGGCAACCGCCTGCGCAGCGTCGCGCCCGACGCCATGGCGTTGCTCACTGCCCACGATTGGCCGGGCAACATACGCGAGCTGGAAAACGCCATGCACCGGGCGATTGTCTTGTGCGACGGCGAGACGCTGACGGTCGATCTTTTCCCGCAGATAGCAGCGCAGGTTCCGGGATACAGTCTTTCGGTGCCCGACAGTGCGGCAGAACCTCGCGCTTGGGCTGAATTGCGATCCGCAGTGGCAGCCCCACTGGAGCAAGCCCGGGCCGTGGATCTGGCGACGTTCGATCCGGCCGCCAGCCCGGAGCATATAACACCCATCGGTGCCGGTGTGCCCGCGGTCAACGCGGTGACGCCGGAGGGTGAAGTGCGTCCGATTGCTGAAGTCGAGGAGGAACTCATCCGCTTCGCCTTGTCATTTTATCGCGGACAGATGAGTGAAGTCGCCCGCCGCCTCGGTATTGGCCGGTCAACGCTCTACCGCAAGCTCAAGGACTACGCGATAAATCCCGATGATCCCGACCGCGAGGCCGCCTGAGCGACAATCCTGATGGATTAAAAAAAACCTGTTTCCGGTTTGATCTGCTTCATTCCTTGTTAAGTGATTATTCACTATAAAAGGCTGAGCAGCGATACATGGCCGGTTTGCCATTGTGTCACCGCATTTGGTCACCAGATGGTGATTGATCACGGTTTTTCCGGCGTTCGGGGACAGCTTTGGCGATAATGACAACGAATTCAGGTTTGGTATGGGCCACATGGTCTTCGGGTGTACGCCTGTGGGGCCAGTCGCGGACTGCTGTATTGTCGGCGGTATTGCGGATTTTCTTGTTGGTGCTGATCGCGGCGTCTGCCGGACTGGCGACAACCGTCGGCGCGTCGTCGGAGACGCGCTCGCTCAAGCTCTATTACATTCACACCAAGGAAAA is a window from the Hoeflea sp. IMCC20628 genome containing:
- a CDS encoding sigma-54 dependent transcriptional regulator, with the protein product MSNRVLIVDDDPVQRRLLKAAAERSGYETELFQDGRTALARLTDPAKTVDVVVLDLMMPDMGGLEVLEHMRTAGISVPVIVQTGQGGIETVVKAMRAGAFDFVVKPVSPERLGLSLSNALKTSRIGAVPKPSRKDAGFQNIVAASPAMERVISLGRRAAASVIPVVLEGESGVGKEMIAHAIQAESNRRNKPFVTVNCGAIPENLVESILFGHEKGAFTGATESHAGKFAEADGGTLFLDEIGELPPEIQVKLLRAVQLGEIETVGARLSKKVDIRLISATNKDLIAEVKAGRFREDLYYRLNVFPIHVPALRKRKEDIPQLVRHFAKRFSDVIGGNRLRSVAPDAMALLTAHDWPGNIRELENAMHRAIVLCDGETLTVDLFPQIAAQVPGYSLSVPDSAAEPRAWAELRSAVAAPLEQARAVDLATFDPAASPEHITPIGAGVPAVNAVTPEGEVRPIAEVEEELIRFALSFYRGQMSEVARRLGIGRSTLYRKLKDYAINPDDPDREAA